The genomic DNA ACAAGGGGGCCTATGGTGATGTTAGGTACGAAATGTCCGTCCATAACATCGATATGTATATAATCCGCTCCCGCAGCAGCAACCGCTCCGACTTCTTCCCCGAGACGGGAAAAATCTGCTGAGAGAATGGATGGGGCGATCTTTTTCATGGTGGTCCTCCTGAAAATTGAAGACAATCCGACGCCCGGTTGTGGCGGCTGGGCGAAACGGAGAGCTCTAAGTTAGCTTTGATGGGATTTGCCGGCCCGGCGCAATCGAGCGGCGAAGAAGCCGTCCATCTGGTTACGGTGGGGCCAGCTGCGGAAGTATCCTTCTTCCGTTAGGAGATCTTTCAGGTCGGGGAAGAAAACGTGCAGGTTATCTACCACGAAGCCCCCGACCTGAGAAAGGAAATTCTCTATTACCGCTTCGTTTTCCTCCCTGCTCGTGGAGCAGGTGGCGTAGAGCAGGGTTCCGCCGGGCTTGACGCAGGATGCGCCCGTTCTGAGAATCGCGAGCTGTGCCGCTGCAAGCTGTGGCAGGTCCTCCTTTCGCTTGAGCCATTTTCCCTCAGGGTGCCGCCTCAGGACCCCGAGTCCGGAGCAGGGAGCATCCACAAGCACGCGGTCGAAACTGTCCCTTTCGAGGCTGTTTCCTTCCCGGGCGGCATCAAGCAGCTTCGTCTCGATAATTGTTATTCCGAGTCTTGCTGCGCTTTCGGTGATGAGCGGAAGCCGTCTGGCTCCTTTGTCGCAGGCGAGGACCGAGCCTTTGTTGCCCATGAGCTGTGCGAGGTAAGTAGCTTTGCCCCCCGGCGCCGCGCAAAGATCGAGTAGCTTTTCTCCTCTTGCGGGCTCAAGGAGGAATGCCGCCAACTGTGACGACTCGTCCTGCACTGCAAACCATCCTTCCGAAAATCCCGGGAGTTGCCGCGGCGGCAGGGAGTCCA from Geobacter sp. DSM 9736 includes the following:
- the rsmB gene encoding 16S rRNA (cytosine(967)-C(5))-methyltransferase RsmB, whose amino-acid sequence is MTSPSPRRAAFDILLRVEKEKSYADILLDQALTGDALKGADRRLLTELVYGVLRRQATLDHVVSQFSSIKPAKLERAVLILLRLGLYQTLFLDRMPVSAAVNETVNLAKSLAPRASGFINAVLRRADRERESISYPSPEKDPVRFLSTRYSHPEWLAGEWLAQLGMPEAEHLASAMGEAPPLTVRTNTLLVSRNELLASFAGAGVAAVATPFAPDGVTVLDSLPPRQLPGFSEGWFAVQDESSQLAAFLLEPARGEKLLDLCAAPGGKATYLAQLMGNKGSVLACDKGARRLPLITESAARLGITIIETKLLDAAREGNSLERDSFDRVLVDAPCSGLGVLRRHPEGKWLKRKEDLPQLAAAQLAILRTGASCVKPGGTLLYATCSTSREENEAVIENFLSQVGGFVVDNLHVFFPDLKDLLTEEGYFRSWPHRNQMDGFFAARLRRAGKSHQS